The following DNA comes from Caulobacter sp. X.
ACCACCGTCTCGTAAAGCCCTCGCTGATCTAGAGGCTGTGATAGGCCTCCAGGGCGCGCTCGCGCGCCTTGGCGTGGTCAACGATCGGTTTGGCATAGATACGCCGCGCCGCCGGAGACAGATGGAGCGGTTGCTCCCATGGCTTGTGGATAACATTGTCAGGAACAGTCTTGAGTTCTGGAACCCAGCGTCGAACATAGTCGCCGCGTGGGTCGAACTTCTCGCCCTGACTGATCGGATTGAAGATCCGGAAATACGGCGCGGCGTCGGCGCCGCTGCCGGCGGTCCATTGCCAATTGCCGACATTATTGGCGAGATCGGCGTCGACCAGCGTGTCCCAGAACCAGGCCTCGCCCTCGCGCCAATCGATCATCAGGTGCTTGATCAGGAACGAGGCCACGATCATCCGCACGCGATTGTGCATGAAGCCGGTGACCCACAGCTCGTGCATGCCGGCGTCGACGATCGGATAGCCGGTCTCACCCTTGGTCCAGGCCTCGAAGGCGGCGCGGTCCCTGGCCCAGGGAAAGCCGTCGAACTCCGGCTTGAAATTGCGGCTGGGCAGCTCGGGCCAGTGAAACAGGATCGAGTGGTTGAACTCGCGCCAGCCGATCTCGGACAGGAACTTGTCGGCTTCCGCGGCAGGGATGTCGCCGGCCTCGGCGGCGTTGCGGGCGGCGATCCAGACTTGGCGCGGACCGATTTCGCCAAAGTGCAGGTGCGGCGACAGGCGCGAGGTGGCGGGCGCCGAGGGGATATCGCGCTTCTCGCCATAGCCCTTGATCGGGCCGGACAGGAACGCATCCAGCCGCGTCCGCGCGCCAGCCTCGCCCGGCGTCCAAATGTCGAAACCCTTGGACCAATCGGGCTTGGTTGGGTGAAGCGCCCAGTCGGAAAGCCTGTCGCTGGACGTCGCCTTGTCCAGGCATCTCAAGACCTTGGGCGCGGCTTCTACGACGACATCGTTCAGATGCTCCCGCGCCGCGCGCCAGTAGGGCGTGAAGACCTTGTAGGGCAGGCCCGAACCGTTCTGGACCGTCCAGGGCTCGTTCAGCAGGCCAGCATTGAAGCTCTGGACGTCGACGCCAGCGTCCTTCAGGCGGGCCTTGATCGCCGCGTCGCGATCGATGCTGGCCTTGTCGTAGAGCCGGTTCCACAACACGCAGGTCGCGCCCGTCTCGGCGATCAGGGCGTCCAGAACCTCGGCGGCGACGCCCTTGCGGAGCACGAGCCTATTGCCAAGCTTCTCAAGCTCTTGGGCCAGGCTCTTCAGCGACTTGTCCAGCCACCACAGCGAGGCGGCGCCCATCGGCCGCACGCCGGGCGTCTCGTCCAGGGTGTACAGGCACACCACCGGGCGACCACTGTCGCCGGCATGGCGCAGCGCCGGATTGTCGGCTATGCGCAGGTCCTTGCGGAACCAAACGATGATGGCGCCGGGGTTCGCCTCGCTGTCGCCAGAGTCTTTCCGCACTTGCACCGTCCCGCCCGAAGGGTCACCTCTTGGGCGCCCAAAGCCTCTAATACGTCGGAAGTATCGCCTTGGATCAGCCGCAAGCCGTCGCCCCCAACGCCGTCGTCGAGATCAAGACCCCGACCGGCGCGCCCGTTCGTATCGGCAATGGCGAGCGGCTCTCGATCATCGCCGGACCGTGCCAGATGGAGAGCCGTCAGCACGCCCTGGAAACCGCCCATGCGCTCAAGGAGATGGCGCAACGTCTTGGCGTGGGGATGATCTACAAGACCTCGTACGACAAGGCCAACCGCACCTCGGCCAACGCCCAGCGCGGCATCGGCCTGAAGGACAGCCTGCCGATCTTCCAGGAGATCCGCGAGGCCACCGGCCTGCCGACCCTGACCGACGTGCACGAGACCAGCCACTGTCCGATCGTGGCCGAGGCGGTCGACGTGATCCAGATCCCGGCCTTCCTGTGCCGCCAGACCGACCTCTTGCTGGCGGCCGCCGCGACCGGCCGGGCGATCAACATCAAGAAGGGTCAGTTCCTGGCCCCCTGGGACATGAAGAACGTGATCGCCAAGGTCACCGGCGCGGGCAATCCCAACGTCATGGCCTGCGAGCGCGGCGTCTCGTTCGGCTACAACACCCTGGTCAGCGACATGCGCAGCTTGCCGATCATGAAGGAGATCGGCTGCCCGGTGGTGTTCGACGCCACCCACAGCGTCCAGCAGCCGGGCGGGCAGGGAACCTCTTCCGGCGGCCAGCGTGAGTTCGTGCCGGTCCTGGCCCGCGCCGCCGTGGCCGTCGGCGTCGCCTGCGTCTTCATGGAGACGCACCCTGATCCGGACAAGGCGCCGTCGGACGGTCCCAACATGGTGCCGATGAGCCAGTTCGAGGCGCTGGTCGCCAACCTGCTCGAATACGACGCCCTGACCAAGCGCGCGGCCTAAGCCGTGAGCCGTCGTATCGTCCTCGTCACCGGCGGCGCCGGCTTCATCGGCTCCAACATCGTCGCCAAGCTCTGCGAGGATCCGGCGCTGGACGTCGTGGTCTGCGATCGCCTGCGCGACGCGGCCAGCGGCAAGTGGCGCAACATCGCCAAGCACCCGATCGCCGACTTCGTCGCCCCCGAGCAGTTGTTCGATTGGCTGGCCAAGCACGGTTCCGAGGTTGAGCTGATCGTCCACATGGGCGCGGTCTCGTCGACCACCGAGACCGACGCCGACAAGATCGTGCAGTCGAACTTCGTGCTGTCGCGCGACCTGTGGGACTGGTGCGCAGAGCACGGCAAGCGCTTGATCTACGCCTCGTCGGCGGCGACCTATGGCGACGGCAAGCTGGGCTTCGACGGCAAGGATGACCTGGCCTCCCTGAGGGCCCTGCGCCCGCTGAACGCCTATGGCTGGTCCAAGGCGCTGTTCGACATCCACGCCGCCCGCGAGGCCGCCCGCGGCCGCGCGCCGACCCAGTGGGTGGGCCTCAAGTTCTTCAACGTCTATGGCCCCAACGAGGACCACAAGGGCGGCATGAAGTCGGTCGTGGCCCAGATCTGGCCGCGCATCGCCGCGGGCGAAGGGGTCAAGCTCTTCAAGTCGCACAATCCGGACTACGAGGACGGCGGCCAGCTGCGCGACTTTGTCTATGTCCGCGACGTGGTCGATGTGGTCGCCTGGTTGGCCAAGAGCCCGGCGGTGAACGGCGTGTTCAATCTGGGCTCGGGCCAGGCGCGCTCGTTCCGCGATCTGGCGGTGGCGACGTTCGAGGCGGTCGGCCGCCAGCCGGACATCACCTATATCGACATGCCCGAGGTGCTGCGCGGCAAGTACCAGTACTACACCCAGGCTGACATGAGCCGCCTGCGCGCGGCCGGCTACGACGCGCCGATGACCTCGCTGGAGGACGGCGTCGCCGACTATGTGGCGGGCTATCTGAACACCGACGACCCCTATCGCTGAGACGTGTTTCCCTGCCGCCGGGGAACACTTGTCCCTGCCTGACGCGAGCGTAAGCTGAACGTCGATAAGTCGAGATCAACTCGACCGGCAGGGAGTGAGAAATGGTCGGCATCGCCGCCTGGGGCGCTTATGCGCCGCGTCTTCGTCTGAGCCGCAAGGCGGTGACCGAGGCCAACGCCTGGGTCGCGCCGAACCTCAAGGCCAAGGGCAAGGGCGAACGGTCCATGGCCAATTGGGACGAGGACGCCCTGACCATGGCCGTCGAGGCCGCGCGCGACGCGTTGGGCCCTGACGACGACCGCTCCCACATCGACGCCCTCTATTTCGCCTCGACCACGGCGCCCTTCGCCGACCGGCTGAACGCCGGTGTGGTGTCGGCGGCGCTCACCCTGGAGAAGTCGATCGCGGCGACCGACGTGACGGGATCCCAGCGCTGCGGCCTGACGGCCCTGGCCCAGGCGCTGTCCGCCGTCGCCGGCTGCGGGGCCAAGGCCGCCCTGGTCGCGGCGGGCGAGCACCGCAAGGCGCGCGCCGCCTCCGCCCAGGAGCTGGACTTCGGCGACGGCGCGGCGGCCTTCGTGGTCACCGACGGACCGGGGGCGGCCGAACTGCTGGGCCGCGGCAGCGTCACCGACGATTTCGTGGACCACTTCCGCGGCGACGACGGCGGCTTCGACTACTACTGGGAGGAGCGCTGGATCCGCGACGAGGGCATCGTCAAGCTGGTCCCACCGGCGATCCGAAAGGCGCTTGAGGTTGCCGGCCTAAGTACTTCCGATGTCGATCATTTCTGCTTCCCGTCCACCTTCGCCGGCATGGCCGCCACGGTGGCGAAGGCGGCCGGGATCAAGCCGGAGGCCGTGCGCGACAACCTCGCCGCCGTGATGGGCGAGGCGGGCTGCGCGCATGGGCCGATCATGTTGGCGCACGCGCTTGAAAACGCTCGTGAAAACGAGGTGATCCTCGTGGCGCAGTTCGGTCAGGGCGCCGAGGCCCTGGTGTTCCGCGCTACGGGCCAGGGACAGCGTCCCGCGCGCGGCGTCACGGGTTCGCTCGCCGATCGAAAAGAAGAGACCAACTATCTGAAATTCCTGACCTTCAACGGCCTCGTCGAATGGGACAAGGGCATGCGGGCCGAGAAGGACAACAAGACCGCGCTGACGACCCTATACCGCAATGAGGACATGATCCTGGGCCTGGTCGGCGGCCGCTGCCGCGAGACCGGAGTCGTTCAGTTCCCGCGCACCCGCATCTCGGTCGCGCCGAACAACCCGGCGGTCGACACCCAGGAGCCGTACAAGTTCGCCGACCGGCGCGCGAGCATTCTCAGCTACTCGGCTGATTATCTGACCTTTTCCATGGCCCCGCCGAACCACTACGGCATGGTCGTCTTCGAGGGCGGCGGGCGGATCATGATGGACATCACGGATGTCGCGCCGGGCGATGTCGAGACCGGCCTGCCGGTGCGGATGGTCTTCCGCGTCAAGGAGGTCGACGAGAAGCGCGGCTTCGTCCGCTATTTCTGGAAGGCGACGCCCGATCGCGCCGCCCTGGCCAACGCGACCGCCCAGGCGGCGGAATAGGAGGCGAAGATGCCACAGGGTATCCGCGACAAGGTCGCCATCCTCGGGATGGGCTGCAGCAAGTTCGGTGAGCGTTGGGACGCCGGCCCCGACGATCTGATGGTCGAGGCCTATCTAGAGGCCATGCAGGACGCCGGCATCGAGCCGACGCAGCTGGATGCGGCCTGGTTCTCGACGCACATCGACGAGATCGGCTCGGGCAAGGGCGGCACGCCGCTGTCGATCGCCCTGCGCCTGCCCAACATCGCCGTCACCCGGGTCGAGAACTTCTGCGCCTCGGGCTCCGAGGCGTTCCGGGGCGCGGTCTACGCCGTGGCGGCGGGGGCGGCCGACATCGCCCTGGCGGTCGGCGTCGAGAAGCTGAAGGACACCGGCTATGGCGGCCTGCCGGTCGCCAATCCTGGGACGCTGAACCCGCAGGTGATGCCGAACGGCTCGGCGCCCGGCAACTTCGCCCAACTCGCCAGCGCCTACCGCGCCAAGCACGGCGTCTCCAAGGACGACCTGAAGCGCGCCATCGCCCACGTGTCGGTCAAGAGCCACGCCAACGGCGCCAAGAACCCTAAGGCCCACCTGAGGAAGCCGATCACCGAGGAGCAGGCGCTGAACGCCCCAATGATCGCCGAGCCGCTAGGCCTGTTCGACTGCTGCGGCGTCTCGGACGGCGCGGCGGCGGCGATCGTCACCACGCCCGAGATCGCCCGCGCCCTGGGCAAGCACGACCTCGTCACGGTCAAGGCGCTGCAGCTGTCGGTCTCGAACGGCTACGAGAGCCAGTACAACGGCTGGGATGGCAGCCACTTCCACACCGCCCGCATCGCCGCCGGCAAGGCCTACAAGGAGGCTGGCATCGAGCGTCCGCGCGAGCAAATCTCGATGATGGAGGTGCACGACTGCTTCTCGGTCACCGAGCTGGTGACGATGGAGGACCTCTTCATCTCGCCCGAGGGACAGGGCTGGAAGGACGTGCTGGACGGCTTCTACGACGCCGACGGCGGGGTGCCGTGCCAGATCGACGGCGGGCTGAAGTGCTTTGGCCACCCGATCGGCGTCTCGGGTCTGCGGATGCTATACGAGATGTACCTGCAGCTCCAGGGCCGCGCCGGCGAGCGGCAGCTGGCCAATCCCGTTTTCGGCATGACCCACAACCTGGGCGGCGCGCCGGCCAGCAATGTCTGCTCGGTGGCGATCATCGGCCAAGAGGGCGCGTAGGAAAGGGGCTTAATTCCGTCCAGCGCTTGATGTACCGAGGGGCATGGCTCTCAAAGGCTTCAAGCGCTGGATTTTCGCGGGCGTCGTCCTGTTCCTGGCGCTGATCCTGTCGGCGGCCTTCATCTGGCGCTACGACATCCTCAGCAACGCGCTGGACCCCAAGGT
Coding sequences within:
- a CDS encoding deoxyribodipyrimidine photo-lyase, which gives rise to MQVRKDSGDSEANPGAIIVWFRKDLRIADNPALRHAGDSGRPVVCLYTLDETPGVRPMGAASLWWLDKSLKSLAQELEKLGNRLVLRKGVAAEVLDALIAETGATCVLWNRLYDKASIDRDAAIKARLKDAGVDVQSFNAGLLNEPWTVQNGSGLPYKVFTPYWRAAREHLNDVVVEAAPKVLRCLDKATSSDRLSDWALHPTKPDWSKGFDIWTPGEAGARTRLDAFLSGPIKGYGEKRDIPSAPATSRLSPHLHFGEIGPRQVWIAARNAAEAGDIPAAEADKFLSEIGWREFNHSILFHWPELPSRNFKPEFDGFPWARDRAAFEAWTKGETGYPIVDAGMHELWVTGFMHNRVRMIVASFLIKHLMIDWREGEAWFWDTLVDADLANNVGNWQWTAGSGADAAPYFRIFNPISQGEKFDPRGDYVRRWVPELKTVPDNVIHKPWEQPLHLSPAARRIYAKPIVDHAKARERALEAYHSL
- a CDS encoding acetyl-CoA acetyltransferase, encoding MPQGIRDKVAILGMGCSKFGERWDAGPDDLMVEAYLEAMQDAGIEPTQLDAAWFSTHIDEIGSGKGGTPLSIALRLPNIAVTRVENFCASGSEAFRGAVYAVAAGAADIALAVGVEKLKDTGYGGLPVANPGTLNPQVMPNGSAPGNFAQLASAYRAKHGVSKDDLKRAIAHVSVKSHANGAKNPKAHLRKPITEEQALNAPMIAEPLGLFDCCGVSDGAAAAIVTTPEIARALGKHDLVTVKALQLSVSNGYESQYNGWDGSHFHTARIAAGKAYKEAGIERPREQISMMEVHDCFSVTELVTMEDLFISPEGQGWKDVLDGFYDADGGVPCQIDGGLKCFGHPIGVSGLRMLYEMYLQLQGRAGERQLANPVFGMTHNLGGAPASNVCSVAIIGQEGA
- the kdsA gene encoding 3-deoxy-8-phosphooctulonate synthase; translation: MDQPQAVAPNAVVEIKTPTGAPVRIGNGERLSIIAGPCQMESRQHALETAHALKEMAQRLGVGMIYKTSYDKANRTSANAQRGIGLKDSLPIFQEIREATGLPTLTDVHETSHCPIVAEAVDVIQIPAFLCRQTDLLLAAAATGRAINIKKGQFLAPWDMKNVIAKVTGAGNPNVMACERGVSFGYNTLVSDMRSLPIMKEIGCPVVFDATHSVQQPGGQGTSSGGQREFVPVLARAAVAVGVACVFMETHPDPDKAPSDGPNMVPMSQFEALVANLLEYDALTKRAA
- the rfaD gene encoding ADP-glyceromanno-heptose 6-epimerase; this encodes MSRRIVLVTGGAGFIGSNIVAKLCEDPALDVVVCDRLRDAASGKWRNIAKHPIADFVAPEQLFDWLAKHGSEVELIVHMGAVSSTTETDADKIVQSNFVLSRDLWDWCAEHGKRLIYASSAATYGDGKLGFDGKDDLASLRALRPLNAYGWSKALFDIHAAREAARGRAPTQWVGLKFFNVYGPNEDHKGGMKSVVAQIWPRIAAGEGVKLFKSHNPDYEDGGQLRDFVYVRDVVDVVAWLAKSPAVNGVFNLGSGQARSFRDLAVATFEAVGRQPDITYIDMPEVLRGKYQYYTQADMSRLRAAGYDAPMTSLEDGVADYVAGYLNTDDPYR
- a CDS encoding hydroxymethylglutaryl-CoA synthase family protein is translated as MVGIAAWGAYAPRLRLSRKAVTEANAWVAPNLKAKGKGERSMANWDEDALTMAVEAARDALGPDDDRSHIDALYFASTTAPFADRLNAGVVSAALTLEKSIAATDVTGSQRCGLTALAQALSAVAGCGAKAALVAAGEHRKARAASAQELDFGDGAAAFVVTDGPGAAELLGRGSVTDDFVDHFRGDDGGFDYYWEERWIRDEGIVKLVPPAIRKALEVAGLSTSDVDHFCFPSTFAGMAATVAKAAGIKPEAVRDNLAAVMGEAGCAHGPIMLAHALENARENEVILVAQFGQGAEALVFRATGQGQRPARGVTGSLADRKEETNYLKFLTFNGLVEWDKGMRAEKDNKTALTTLYRNEDMILGLVGGRCRETGVVQFPRTRISVAPNNPAVDTQEPYKFADRRASILSYSADYLTFSMAPPNHYGMVVFEGGGRIMMDITDVAPGDVETGLPVRMVFRVKEVDEKRGFVRYFWKATPDRAALANATAQAAE